One genomic window of Medicago truncatula cultivar Jemalong A17 chromosome 1, MtrunA17r5.0-ANR, whole genome shotgun sequence includes the following:
- the LOC25484691 gene encoding RNA pseudouridine synthase 1 gives MLKHHHHHHHFRNQCKPPSPPPSPAIPTVVAMSSPPHLSENTPTVLSNYPIPLSPQLPAISKQIELNRATIATSNSELFSLAQTHIIYEDEYLLAVNKPQGIYCDNVLTSLQSQSTVGSELHLANRLDRDTSGVMLITKSHKIASKLVKAFTDREVKKTYIAFCTGRVPDWKTITVKSGHGRSKFGAWRVYGFSDSGRGLPGGSVVREMETSFEFLSVNGKGGFREVTELGFEEGNVVVVEEKAVKMEGDDENEIVVRAYPRSGRTHQIRLHCQYLGISIIGDVKYEGVYEWKGRVYDGHHLHAETLSFDHPVTGVRVMFRAPLPQWANQALQL, from the coding sequence ATGCTGaagcaccaccaccaccaccaccatttcAGAAACCAGTGCAAGCCGCCATCCCCACCACCCTCCCCCGCCATCCCCACCGTCGTAGCAATGTCGTCACCACCCCATCTTTCCGAAAACACCCCTACAGTCTTATCAAATTACCCAATACCACTCTCACCTCAACTTCCCGCAATCTCAAAGCAAATCGAACTCAACAGAGCCACAATCGCTACTTCAAACTCCGAACTCTTCTCTCTGGCACAAACCCACATCATTTACGAAGATGAATATCTTCTCGCAGTTAACAAACCGCAAGGAATCTACTGCGACAATGTCCTCACCTCGCTTCAATCACAAAGCACCGTTGGATCAGAGCTTCATCTCGCGAATCGACTCGATCGGGATACGAGTGGTGTAATGCTTATAACGAAGTCGCACAAGATAGCTTCAAAGCTTGTTAAAGCTTTCACTGATCGTGAAGTGAAGAAAACGTATATTGCTTTTTGCACCGGTCGTGTTCCTGATTGGAAAACGATTACTGTTAAATCCGGTCACGGAAGATCGAAATTTGGTGCGTGGAGAGTGTATGGTTTTTCTGATTCCGGTCGTGGGTTACCGGGTGGATCGGTTGTTCGTGAAATGGAAACTTCGTTTGAGTTTTTATCAGTTAACGGAAAAGGGGGTTTTAGGGAGGTGACGGAGTTAGGGTTCGAAGAAGGGAATGTGGTGGTTGTTGAAGAAAAAGCTGTGAAAATGGAAGGTGATGATGAGAATGAGATTGTTGTGAGAGCTTATCCTAGGAGTGGAAGAACACATCAGATTCGATTGCATTGTCAATATTTAGGGATTTCGATAATCGGGGATGTAAAATATGAGGGGGTGTATGAATGGAAAGGTAGGGTTTATGATGGTCATCATCTTCATGCGGAGACATTGTCGTTTGATCATCCTGTTACGGGTGTTCGTGTTATGTTTCGTGCACCTCTTCCGCAGTGGGCGAACCAGGCGCTGCAATTGTAA
- the LOC11407199 gene encoding uncharacterized protein, with product MASSSVITPEDVLESLMNDGTIDALRLKIINQLKANEELKSTTIKMAEQSKVLNTPGAEKQTKRELFDALRQELEASVLEKASKSVWDLILDNNGLGKEISETVERVFCRLSGQEPPLFPLLNGEPQPDKEADSRKEKGKGKLKENENTSLITPSKKRSFSETNLDGADETATRSSDPATRSSDPAAISEGSGKSPLSISKT from the exons ATGGCTTCTTCTTCGGTGATCACTCCCGAAGATGTGTTAGAGTCGCTGATGAACGACGGAACAATTGATGCTCTTAGGTTGAAGATCATCAATCAGCTCAAAGCCAAT gaggAACTCAAGAGTACTACTATAAAGATGGCTGAACAGAGTAAGGTTCTGAACACCCCTGGTGCTGAGAAACAGACCAAAAGAGAGCTATTTGATGCGCTTCGCCAAGAGCTTGA AGCTTCTGTTCTTGAGAAAGCATCAAAATCAGTTTGGGATTTAATTTTAGACAACAATGGCCTGGGAAAGGAGATAAGTGAGACTGTTGAAAGAGTGTTTTGCCGATTGAGTGGCCAGGAACCTCCTTTATTTCCACTTCTAAATGGAGAACCACAACCCGATAAGGAGGCTGACagcagaaaagaaaaaggtaaaGGAAAgctgaaagaaaatgaaaatacaagTTTGATCACTCCATCAAAGAAGAGAAGCTTCAGTGAAACAAATTTGGACGGTGCAGATGAAACTGCCACCAGGTCTTCTGATCCCGCCACCAGGTCCTCTGATCCTGCAGCAATATCAGAAGGTTCTGGCAAATCACCTTTATCGATTTCAAAGACTTGA
- the LOC11412324 gene encoding uncharacterized protein encodes MEHINEYDWNMTHLLSNNDDAQTTYNMDNYLKLREISQHTLPLGLKLTLTPEMLPFTEQNMNDDTKITTSFQLEEIKKVEKLKAVHFPMYMLIIGFFKIEAKYPADLVAKFYYAKRKLVWEILRDGLKEKIEIHWQNISAIRAVLEDNLPGILEIELDKVPSFFREIEPKPGKHTVWTLSQDFTHGQASKYRRHYLQFPPGALDQYYAKLLQCDNRLMELSQRPFPSSHAIYFDSHLDQRTTQLNFSHYSETSLVMDQQIQQFGTLPLISNYNNPTSDESINNQMLQDPMMSTSWSQGFHYDTSLSMESVPRASCIQAQPSGPDWLKYELPSHINNMLLGGYHIPENEFNTTHMSDSASVVCPNVAQSIDASLVYHANTSTQFDWSMFT; translated from the exons ATGGAACACATTAACGAGTATGACTGGAACATGACTCACTTACTATCCAACAATGATGATGCTCAAACTACATATAATATG GATAATTATCTGAAGTTGAGAGAAATATCCCAGCATACGCTACCCCTCGGGTTGAAACTCACATTGACTCCTGAGATGCTTCCATTCACAGAACAAAACATGAACGATGATACTAAAATCACAACTTCATTCCAACTAGaagaaattaagaaagttgAGAAGTTGAAGGCTGTTCATTTTCCAATGTATATGCTCATCATTGGGTTTTTTAAG ATTGAGGCTAAATATCCTGCGGATTTGGTAGCTAAGTTTTATTATGCTAAACGAAAATTGGTGTGGGAGATATTGCGTGATGGTTTAAAGGAAAAGATTGAAATACATTGGCAAAACATTTCAGCCATTCGAGCTGTTCTTGAGGATAATTTACCCGGTATTCTTGAAATTGAG CTAGACAAAGTTCCATCCTTCTTTCGTGAGATAGAACCAAAGCCTGGAAAGCATACTGTGTGGACCTTATCTCAAGACTTCACTCATGGTCAAGCTTCCAAATACCG GAGGCACTATCTTCAATTCCCTCCGGGAGCTCTTGACCAATACTACGCAAAGCTCTTGCAATGTGATAATCGATTGATGGAATTGAGTCAGAGACCATTTCCTAGTTCACATgctatttattttgattcacatTTAGATCAGAGGACAACACAACTTAATTTTAGTCATTATTCAGAAACCTCCTTGGTTATGGACCAACAAATTCAACAATTTGGCACATTGCCTctaatttcaaattataacaaccCAACTTCAG ATGAGTCGATCAACAATCAAATGCTTCAAGATCCGATGATGTCCACATCTTGGAGTCAAGGCTTTCATTATGACACTTCACTTTCAATGGAGTCTGTCCCACGAGCAAGTTGCATACAAGCACAACCAAGTGGACCAGATTGGTTAAAATATGAACTGCCAAGTCACATTAATAACATGTTGCTAGGAGGCTACCATATCCCAGAAAATGAATTCAACACAACACATATGAGTGATAGTGCCAGTGTAGTTTGCCCAAATGTTGCTCAATCAATTGATGCGAGTCTTGTTTACCACGCCAATACAAGCACACAGTTTGATTGGTCTATGTTCACTTGA